The following are encoded together in the Lathyrus oleraceus cultivar Zhongwan6 chromosome 3, CAAS_Psat_ZW6_1.0, whole genome shotgun sequence genome:
- the LOC127131551 gene encoding uncharacterized protein LOC127131551: MDPTRRGICSYKFVKPPLKTLRGLGARLVFDNKDKFKKAYGNLIGMLNTKVNTMAFHALVQFYDPPLRCFTFQDYHLVPTLEEYSHILGIEIQDQVPFVRTKELPKSQHLAEVLHTGKKEMELNLKPKGGTHGFSLKFLVDKVVTFAEAESWDAFNTIFTLIIYGIVLLPNMEDFVDLVSIYLFMAKNHIPTLLDETYYSIHVMNEKKKGTIGPFVDNEGNLKWSQRIMSLTAEDISWYYIVYDDVKIILDYGNFPNVPLLGIKGGINYNPRLALCQLGYQMLDKPNFEQLEEFVLYEGVGNSEFQKRIIRAWREIHHHGRAELGKKNCIVKEAYTQWVQERVKQFLFPFPYEPSMTIKHVDPVVVPISEVDELKGIIKLLEKENVDLRSNIGKLALEKENLKFNLNQKRDRAVMTTKEIQEEQHKRRKVGEALMGTYESLSLKKKQLVVPQYKVFKTKINCQDQLKKLQSQLETCQKELKEERSQVKKLEVSLSHHQSDLDKRFEEIRELKGQAHKNFGGALILTTMDGEEFTRL, translated from the exons ATGGATCCTACCAGAAGAGGCATTTGTAGCTACAAGTTTGTGAAACCTCctttgaagactttgagaggatTGGGAGCTCGTTTGGTTTTCGACAACAAGGACAAGTTCAAAAAGGCCTATGGGAATCTCATAGGTATGCTTAACACTAAAGTCAATACTATGGCTTTTCACGCTctggtgcagttctatgaccctccactGAGATGCTTCACGTTCCAAGATTACCATCTGGTCccaactttggaggagtattcaCATATTTTGGGGATTGAGATTCAGGATCAGGTTCCGTTTGTCCGTACAAAGGAGCTTCCTAAGTCTCAACATCTAGCTGAAGTCCTTCATACGGGGAAGAAAGAAATGGAACTTAATCTTAAACCTAAGGGTGGTACCCATGGTTTTTCCTTGAAGTTTTTGGTTGACAAGGTTGTTACCTTCGCTGAAGCTGAAAGTTGGGATGCCTTCAACACTATTTTTACTTTGATCATATATGGGATTGTGTTGCTCCCGAATATGGAAGACTTTGTTGACTTGGTTTCTATCTATCTCTTCATGGCCAAGAACCATATTCCTACTCTTCTTGATGAGACATACTATTCCATCCATGTGATGAATGAGAAGAAGAAGGGAACCATC GGTCCTTTTGTCGACAACGAGGGAAATCTAAAATGGTCTCAAAGGATCATGTCCCTCACAGCTGAAGACATTTCCTGGTATTATATAGTCTATGACGACGTCAAGATCATCCTCGATTATGGTAATTTCCCAAATGTACCCCTTCTAGGTATAAAGGGTGGAATTAACTATAATCCGAGGTTAGCGTTGTGCCAGTTAGGTTACCAGATGCTGGACAAACCAAATTTTGAGCAGTTAGAGGAGTTTGTTTTGTATGAAGGGGTTGGTAACTCAGAGTTCCAGAAGAGGATTATCCGAGCGTGGAGAGAGATCCATCATCACGGAAGGGCTGAGTTGGGAAAGAAGAACTGTATTGTGAAGGAAGCCTACACCCAATGGGTTCAAGAGAGGGTCAAACAATTTTTGTTTCCATTTCCATATGAACCTTCCATGACTATCAAGCATGTTGATCCTGTTGTTGTTCCAATTTCAGAGGTTGACGAGCTCAAGGGGATTATCAAACTGTTAGAGAAGGAGAATGTTGATCTCCGATCTAACATCGGTAAGCTCGCATTGGAGAAAGAAAACTTAAAGTTTAATCTCAACCAGAAAAGGGACCGAGCAGTCATGACCACTAAAGAGATTCAGGAAGAACAACATAAAAGAAGGAAAGTAGGTGAAGCGTTGATGGGTACTTACGAAAGCCTTTCTTTGAAGAAGAAGCAACTCGTCGTACCACAGTACAAAGTTTTCAAAACAAAGATCAACTGTCAGGATCAGCTCAAGAAGTTGCAAAGCCAACTAGAGACTTGCCAGAAAGAATTGAAAGAAGAGCGAAGCCAGGTTAAGAAACTAGAAGTTTCTCTTTCTCATCACCAGTCTGACTTGGATAAGAGGTTCGAAGAAATTCGGGAGCTGAAGGGTCAAGCTCATAAGAATTTTGGTggcgctttgattcttacaactatggatggtgaagagttcacgcgtctGTGA